The region GTCCAAACCCTGCCAGTACATGTCTTCTATTCTCGTAAACCTCGTTCCGGCATCATGGTCATGTCATGTTATCTCAGCCATGGCCTTGTGTCTATCTACCATCCTTTCTGCGCCCTGTCCTACTGCTTTCCTGGCCCCTCGTAGTTCTGGTCTGGCAAGTACAGATGCCTCTGTGCGCCCTTGCCTGTAAGCACCACCATGCGAATCACACCGCCTGAGCTGCCGTCCCACTTGATGGCCTCCGAGAGCGCGCCCTTGACGAATTTGATGCCCTCTTCTTCCGTCATTCCCTCTTTCCAGTTTGCGTCGCAGTAACCGTAGATGTACGTTGATCCTGAACCGCCAATTGCGTACGACTGCTTGTGTAGCGAACCTCCGAGTGGAATTGAGTATACCTGGCCGCCGTGTCGGTGGTCCCATCCGGCAATGATGAGTCCAGCGCTGTGTATGTGTCAGTAAAAGTCCATTCCAGGGCACCTGTAGCACTCACGAGAGCTGGTCCTTGTTGGAGTAGCAGAGCTCTTGGAATATGGCTGCTGCCGTTTGTGTCGTTGGGGGCTCGTCATTGGTGGTGCCGTACATGCCCAGGTGGTAGTGGACAATGTCTGCTACAGCCTGTGTATCCGCTGCTGACCCAGACCTGCAACACCAGATGGTATCGTGCACTTGTGTGAGCTTGTCTGTGACTCGGTTTGCGATGTAGGCTCCAGTTGTGGTTCTGCTGTCGGCAGCTAATATGACACCGTCCTTGAAGTTGATGGCCATGCTATATCTTGTCAGAGGCTGTGGGGAAGCGATTCGTGATACACAAACATGGATGTTCCTAGGCTATTTCTCTCGTTAGTTATCTGATAACCCATTAGTGTAGACCAAACCTACTTGACCTCGCCCTTCTTGAGGTGGTTCATATCGACATGGATGCCATCTGAGCAACATGAGCTTCGGACTCTGAGCATGTAGCGGCAAACATACCTTCTCCCAGCATACCAGTAGACATCATCATTGCGGTTTGAGCTGGTGGGAACTGAAGAGGAGTATATCGGCAAGGTCCGCAATTGAAACGGCGTAAGTGAGCAGATGGGAGGGACAGCGGGGTGTGTTGTTGTCGCTGTTGTTGGCGCTGGTGGTGTTAGCAGGCAACCTGAGCTACGCAGCTCCAGGTCTTGGCATTGCACGATTGGCCAGAATGATGCGCCGCAGCGTGCGACCCTCACGCCCCCATGCGGTCGCGCATCCGAGTCTCACCTACGCTTCCTGCTTTGTGCCGAAATCCGAATGGTTCCCTTATCCATACCTTCACCTACTCCTTCGCCCCCGCCTTCATCTTCACTTAGGCCGCCGCTATTCCCAAGGAGCCGGTCAGCACCTGAGATTACACCTTCGAGACGCCCCACCGGTCCTGAAGTACGGCCGAGCAGCATGTCCTCGGCATTTGATACTTTCGTGTCCTACCTGCGCATACCATTGCTTGCCTCTTCTGGAGTTGCAGCTCTGCTCAGTGGTCTTTTATATTTCAAGCAAAAGTACAGTACATGGCTGAGCCGCTGCTGCAGTCTGCTAACCGACCCAGTGAAATCATATATCCACGCGCTTTCCCACCAGACGCTCGAACAAACGTACCCAGACCCTCACAATTCGCCATCACCGACTATGAAGAGCTGTTTATCCCGACGCCAGATGGCGAGTCACTCAGCGCCTTCTTTATACGCGCCAACAAGCAACATGCGCGCAACGTGACAGTCCTCATGTTCCATGGTAACGCTGGCAACATTGGCTACCGACTTCCCATCGCCAAGATACTCGAGAGCGAATTGAGATGTAATGTTCTCATGTTACAATATCGCGGCTATGGTCTATCGTCTGGCAACCCAAACGAAAAAGGTTTGATGATTGATGCGCAGACCGGCCTGGATTACATTCGCCAGCGATATGAACTTCGAGACACCAAGGTTGTCGTCTATGGACAAAGTATTGGAGGCGCAGTTGCAATAGGTCTGGCCGCTCGCAACCAAAAGGAGGGTGATATTGCTGCCATCATCTTGGAGAACACCTTCACATCGATTAAAAAACTCATACCAACGTAAGTTTCTTGCACATGCTCCAAGACATGACTAACCTCGAGTAGTGCTTTCCCTCCAGCTCGTTTTCTAACCCCGCTTTGCCACCAGATTTGGCCGACTGAAGAGACGATTCCCAAAATCACAAGGATACCCATTTTGTTTCTCAGTGGTCTGAAGGATGAGATAATTCCGTGAGTAATAGTCTTGGTTGCGAATTAAGTAATCTGCCACGCAGCCCCCCATGCTAACTCTTATCACCAGGCCGTCTCACATGACGCGGCTGTTCGATGTCTGCAAAGCGCCCAAAGTATGGAGAGAATTGCCGAATGGCAGTCACAACGACACAGTTGCAGAGCCCCGCTACTTCCAATACATCGAGGAATTCCTGACCGAGTACGTGGCTCGTTGAGAAGTACGAATACTAGTGGGCGGATATAATTGCCAAGTACGCCAAAGACGCCCTGGACTATGTACCATCTCCGCCCGTGGTCTTGGGTAGTATGAACCAGGGGGGAAGGGGGGAGCCCGATAGTCGAAAACAAAAGGCCCGAAAGTGGGCGTTCGATAGGTCACCGGACCTTTTGTATTGTTGGACTTGTCCTATTGGTTCACGTTTGGTCGCAGCGATATCTGATAGTACGTGGTAAGTAGACAGCATGTCCGAAGCACATGTCACAGGGACGACGTGAGAAGGCTGTCCGCTCCGGAGCTACCGGCGTGTGCTTTTCAGTCTTTCAGGGACTCGAAACGGGAATATATCTCCTGAAGCCAACAAGTGAAGCGGCGTCCACTCAGAGAGGGCGCCAACACGAGCTCCAACAATGTAGGCTGTAGCTTGTGTGGCAAAGTGGCACAGTGTAGACCGCCAGGCTTGCGTCGCCCTGCAGCAAGTGCAAATGCACAGATGTCGATGCTACGCATGACTCTTAAAACTCGACGAGCCGAGCTGTGAAGTGTACTGTACTTGCAAAGCACATCCACCATGCCTGTGAGAACCACGGTTCCGATGACATGTCGGAAGTCGTGTATGTCTGTCCAGTTTGCAAGGATCTATGCTTGGCGAACACGTGCAGAGCCCGAGGTGTGGGATGACGACGGATCGCCAGGGGCGACGTACATAAGTACATACATGCACATATTTCCTTGCGCTTGCCGCTTATCGGTAGAAGAGCTTGGTGATGGTGAGAATAAGATGCAGTCTGCAGTATTGGGAGCGATCAGCTTCACAGCCCCAATCGCCTCACTATCGAACTGCACGCGACACGTGTGCTCTGGCTGAGGGATGACGGCTCGGCTGCATCAAAGGTATGTAGACTCTATCGGTTGCGCCGGAGCATCTCCATGAAAGGTCGCGATGTATCCACCTCTTTACACATGTGGAGATCCCCGCAGGGCTCCAGTCTGGCCGCCTGGATACGAGCTCTATCGTAGTGCCAACGTTTGCGTTCAGGTCTGGGTGCTGATTCGACCAAGAAAATTATCTTGTTGGACCCTGAAGTGGATGCAGCAACGCCACCCGGACAAAAAGCTCGAGGTTTTTTTCCCATGTCGCTAGGGACCCAGAAAGCCCGCATTCGGCTTCCAAAACATGGGAATGTTAGCCTTGCAGCCCGACGCTGAATTTTATGCATTGCTTCTGCGCCAGTGTGGTGCGCTCGGTTTTTGCGCAAAGCAACGATATCGCGCATGGTCCACGTCTAGCAAATGATCTACACACATGTCTATTCTTGTAACACCATCGTCATTATTTGAATCCTGGCGGACGGGATAGACGCTTCGTTCGCACGCTGCTCGACCGGTGGCGATCATATCCCAGCGGGATCGAGTACCGGGGTGGCTGTGCTGTGGCGCGTAGATCTCTACACAGGCCTGTCATGGTGCGGTCACGCCGATGGCGTGGCAAACTATAGTCGTGTGCTGTTCGATTGGCGGACCGATGCCAGTTCCCATGTCTGAGGAAACGGTTGCGGGCTGTCCAGTTCAGCGGTCCACAGTAGTCGCGCTTGTTAGGCCTCAGTCGGTCTCGTCGATGCGAATTTGCTGACATCTGCCGGCCCACTGTTACGCAGTCTCGCTATGCCGCTAAGCCTCGGTGAGCCTCCAGAGTGCATACCTGCACGCTCCATCCTTTCTCTATCTCGTCTCGACTCCCGCCGCAGGGTCACAAAGGGAGCACTAACGCCGAGCTTTTCTACTCAGCCCGATCAAAAAAACAAATCGGAGAAGCTTTTGCCGGCCCCCTTGTCAGCTTCTCATGCACGCTCCCTGCCTGGTCATTATCGTGATGCCCTAACGCATCCACGCGGCGCCCAAGGGCCTTCTCCCTGCTCTCTACACGCGGCCGGGGACATTTGGGCGCCTCAGTTGGTGCATATCGCATCTGTTCATAGTCGTCGTCTTTTCCGCGATTGGTCGGCCCACGTTGCATGCATCTCGGGCGCCCATCCATGGATGGTGTCGAATTACTGCATCATCTTGAACTAAGCATGACTGCTACAAAGCCACTCCGGTACAGAGGCCTGGCAACGTGGTGCTGGCTTCGTTTTTGTAGTCCAAGCCTTTCTCCGACGTTCCAGAATGGCATACCATGACCGGCTCCGAGCGGGCACTCCCTGACACACGTCCTGCTTTTTGGCACAAGTACATAACAAATTTAGCTTTCCCGCCCGCCGAAGAATGCTAGGAAGGACCCGCTAAGCTTTCATAAGATAGTCCATGATCAGCGTCATCGGCCCATGGCAATCTAGAAACGGCATTACTCGCCACATTCGACGATATACCACTTCCATATCACTTGTTCTCTACCTTTCCTTGACTCCGCTGTCCAATTATCTTTCCCTTGCTGGGCTCTGGTCATCTTTTCGCCTCCAGAGTATCAGTTCAGGCCCTGTCGCTCCACAAACTACCCTGTCAACCACAGCCTGCTTCTCGACCACCAATCAGGCCGGGGTAGACTTACTGCGACCAGCGGCGACTGAGGCAGAGAACTCGCGAAAACCCTCGTGCGGCTTTCCCGTTCCTGCCAGACCAACCAGTGGGCTCTTGCTCATAACCCTGGCTCCTAACATCTGCCGCACGCCCTCATTGCGGTCCCTGCCGTTGCGCCGTCAGACCTCATAAGGCGTTGCAAGTTCGCTTCTGTCGTCTGAGTGGTCGTGTAATTCTGACCATCGTCTTCGTTCCGCCTTAAGCGAGCTCATTCTCCAGGTGATACATCATCCCAAGTCGTTCACCTTCCCTTAAGCGGTTTCATCTACTGTCCGTGTCCTTTTTTTACATGCGATCACCTCACAGCCTCCCTTTTCTATTGGCATGATTTGATCGTCATCTCTCCTAGCAAACGACCTACCTTCGGTACCTTTCGTTTCCGGCTTGCCACATTTCGTCCAGGATACCTTGACATACAATTAGGTATGTTGCACTCTTCTATCTGTGCGCGTTGGGAAACTATCGGGCCTTTACACATTCGTTTTTCTAGTCTTCGCTTTATCAAGTCTAACATGGACTAACATGGCATTCTTTTGGGTCCAGCAGTGGGTGCCTCTTCCTGTCGTTTACCACCGTCAAATGGGCGACCTACCTCCTGGCCCTCGGCCTCAAGCCATGGACCACGCGACATCTACTTTTGCTCCAGCAGCTCTCAAATCCCCAGACAGCAATGCTCCCTTCTACTCTCAGCTCAGCGCCTTACCACAGGGCCAGCTTCGACCCGACTTCCGCTCCCCCGCACATCCGAACGGGCATTATCAGTCCCAAGACCATGGTGCGTCTTCCTTGAATATGGGCGCAATGGCCGGTGCATTACCTGAGTTTGGTGCCGACGACGATGCTTCACTCAATCAGCAAAACGTCCCACGGTCACTATCTGGCGCATCGACATCTGCGGTAGCATATCAGCTGGGCCAGAATCTACAGATGTCTTCGCATCCTTCGTACGGGCCCGGTTTCGCTGTAGGTATGCACCAGCAGCCGTTCATGCCTCAACATGGCTCGCAATACGGTGCTTATCCCTCTTTCGCACCGAACCAGCCCCGCCTAGCTGGAGCAACACCAATGCAAGCACCATACCAGAACTACCAACAGGCGTCACAGTACATGTACTACCCGACACCTTACGCACCTCAGGGACAGTACAACCATGGATACGCCGTACAAGCTTCACACGGCCAGCCGATGTATGGAAGAAGAGCGAGCTTGACGAACACTGGTATGCAAAGACAGATTGCTGATTACTCGCACATGGACGGAAACTTCCCAGGCGCCCGCATGGCTCATGGAAACTTCTCAGGGGATCCAGCACCTTACAATGCGCAATTCGCACCGACTCCTGGTAAGTGAAGAGTCAGTCAGCATTCGAACACTTCCAATGCGATACAGATGCACAGCCACTAATTGTACTGTTAGGTATGCCTCGTCCAGGCCCTGTCAGTTCAATCCCCCGTGGGCCACCGCGCAAGCCCAAGCAGTCCGGACATGCACTCTGGGTTGGAAACCTTCCTCCTGGTACTACCGTTGTTGCTCTGAAAGACCACTTCTCCCGCGATGCCACAAAAGAAATCGAGAGCTTGTTTCTCATCTCAAAGAGCAACTGTGCTTTTGTCAACTATCGCACTGAGGCGTCATGCACAGCTGCAATGCATAGATTCCACGActcgcgcttcaatggcgtGCGCCTGGTCTGCCGTCTCCGACGCAGCTCTGCACCGGCATCTGGTGTACCCACGGCGCCTTCAGCTATGATAGGCCAGCAGAAGAATGCTTCTCGGCCAGCGACACCAACGCAAGACGGCGCTGCTGACGATCTTTCTGGAGGCGCCGTAGAGTCCCCGTCACACAAGAGCACGGAAGAACCTAAAACATCTGGTGACCCTGCTAGCAAGTACTTTATTGTCAAAAGTCTCACCCTGCAGGACTTGGAGCTCAGTGTTCGAAACGGCATATGGGCTACACAGTCCCACAACGAAGATGTTCTCAACAAGGCATTCCGAGTGAGTAATGATCAACTACATATATGACGTCTGTCTGACATGATACAGTCTGCAGAGAATGTCTATCTCATCTTCTCCGCGAATAAGTCGGGCGAATACTTCGGCTACGCCCGCATGGCGTCACCGATTCTTGAAGATGGTGCCCTCATCATAAGCTCGGTGCCAAAGCCCGAAACCAATATTGACGCGCCTGACGTGCCCAAATCCATCGCAACGCCCGCGACAGAATGGGCACCCCGAGGAAGGATTATTGACGACTCCGCGCGTGGCACCATCTTTTGGGAGGCAGAACTCTCCGACGCCGAAGAaggagacgaagaagaggctGTCACAAAAACAGACAAAGACGAAGCTTCCCAGCAGGTCGATGGGGAGTCCCCAGCCGTCGCGCAAAGCTGGGGCAAGCCATTCAAGATTGAGTGGGTCTCAACGAACCGCCTGCCCTTCTACCGCACAAGGGGCCTTCGCAATCCGTGGAACGCCAACCGCGAAGTCAAGATTGCTAGGGATGGCACTGAGCTTGAACCTAGCGTTGGAGAGCGTTTGGTGCAGATGTTCCACCGAGGCCCTTCTG is a window of Pyrenophora tritici-repentis strain M4 chromosome 2, whole genome shotgun sequence DNA encoding:
- a CDS encoding PRE1, 20S proteasome, with amino-acid sequence MMMSTGMLGEDGIHVDMNHLKKGEVNLGTSIMAINFKDGVILAADSRTTTGAYIANRVTDKLTQVHDTIWCCRSGSAADTQAVADIVHYHLGMYGTTNDEPPTTQTAAAIFQELCYSNKDQLSAGLIIAGWDHRHGGQVYSIPLGGSLHKQSYAIGGSGSTYIYGYCDANWKEGMTEEEGIKFVKGALSEAIKWDGSSGGVIRMVVLTGKGAQRHLYLPDQNYEGPGKQ
- a CDS encoding Hydrolase alpha-beta superfamily — encoded protein: MSSAFDTFVSYLRIPLLASSGVAALLSGLLYFKQNEIIYPRAFPPDARTNVPRPSQFAITDYEELFIPTPDGESLSAFFIRANKQHARNVTVLMFHGNAGNIGYRLPIAKILESELRCNVLMLQYRGYGLSSGNPNEKGLMIDAQTGLDYIRQRYELRDTKVVVYGQSIGGAVAIGLAARNQKEGDIAAIILENTFTSIKKLIPTAFPPARFLTPLCHQIWPTEETIPKITRIPILFLSGLKDEIIPPSHMTRLFDVCKAPKVWRELPNGSHNDTVAEPRYFQYIEEFLTEYVAR
- a CDS encoding YT521-B splicing factor; amino-acid sequence: MDHATSTFAPAALKSPDSNAPFYSQLSALPQGQLRPDFRSPAHPNGHYQSQDHGASSLNMGAMAGALPEFGADDDASLNQQNVPRSLSGASTSAVAYQLGQNLQMSSHPSYGPGFAVGMHQQPFMPQHGSQYGAYPSFAPNQPRLAGATPMQAPYQNYQQASQYMYYPTPYAPQGQYNHGYAVQASHGQPMYGRRASLTNTGMQRQIADYSHMDGNFPGARMAHGNFSGDPAPYNAQFAPTPGMPRPGPVSSIPRGPPRKPKQSGHALWVGNLPPGTTVVALKDHFSRDATKEIESLFLISKSNCAFVNYRTEASCTAAMHRFHDSRFNGVRLVCRLRRSSAPASGVPTAPSAMIGQQKNASRPATPTQDGAADDLSGGAVESPSHKSTEEPKTSGDPASKYFIVKSLTLQDLELSVRNGIWATQSHNEDVLNKAFRSAENVYLIFSANKSGEYFGYARMASPILEDGALIISSVPKPETNIDAPDVPKSIATPATEWAPRGRIIDDSARGTIFWEAELSDAEEGDEEEAVTKTDKDEASQQVDGESPAVAQSWGKPFKIEWVSTNRLPFYRTRGLRNPWNANREVKIARDGTELEPSVGERLVQMFHRGPSAATVAAPVMPGGPVGMIPQMRSF